A window of Ruania suaedae contains these coding sequences:
- a CDS encoding sensor histidine kinase, which produces MTTAARVTRGDLVRGAAVAIASLAMVVLLPAVGRLDPELEVAMPRVFTWPWWAALAAILAQGAWVTWLSAAPRRALVAVAALAFAVALVPLGDAANIPLIAVIVAAYASARRREPEQSWSAWILTAALVAAASTVATLRLEESLLLSVTAAIGQAIVVVGVPAAVAAAVSVRAQMRASRDREALARSNEAEARTEAALAAERTAIARELHDIAAHHLSGIALMSSAISQQIDTDPTTAKAGLADVRAQTRELLEELRGLVALLRQDGVASTDVESLSGLETLIPAAAERGLDVQLIAGTSMRELARGIGPLGQFAAYRTVQEALANAARHAPGGRCTVELADAGEALEIVVTNGRGSGEAHRWSGESGFGLRGMQERATLTRSRLTYGPTDDGGWRVRLRVPRESGHLPPPEGEA; this is translated from the coding sequence ATGACCACCGCGGCCCGCGTCACCCGCGGCGACCTGGTGCGCGGTGCGGCCGTGGCCATCGCGTCGCTGGCGATGGTGGTCCTCCTCCCTGCGGTCGGCCGCCTCGATCCCGAGCTCGAGGTCGCGATGCCGCGGGTGTTCACGTGGCCGTGGTGGGCCGCCCTGGCAGCGATCCTCGCCCAGGGCGCGTGGGTGACATGGCTGTCCGCGGCGCCACGCCGCGCCCTGGTGGCCGTCGCGGCCCTCGCCTTCGCCGTTGCCCTCGTCCCGCTGGGGGATGCCGCCAACATCCCCCTCATCGCCGTGATCGTGGCCGCCTACGCGAGCGCCCGACGGCGCGAACCGGAGCAGTCCTGGTCGGCGTGGATCCTCACGGCCGCGCTGGTCGCCGCCGCGAGCACGGTGGCCACCCTGCGACTCGAGGAGTCCCTGCTCCTGTCCGTCACCGCGGCGATCGGCCAGGCGATCGTCGTCGTCGGTGTGCCCGCAGCGGTCGCAGCGGCCGTTTCGGTCCGCGCGCAGATGCGTGCCTCCCGCGACCGCGAGGCCCTCGCCCGCTCGAACGAGGCGGAGGCGCGGACCGAGGCGGCGCTCGCGGCGGAGCGGACCGCCATCGCACGCGAACTGCATGACATCGCCGCCCATCACCTCTCCGGGATCGCCCTGATGTCCTCGGCCATCTCCCAGCAGATCGACACCGACCCCACCACGGCGAAGGCGGGCCTGGCGGATGTCCGGGCGCAGACCCGCGAGCTGCTGGAGGAGCTGCGCGGCCTGGTCGCGCTGCTGCGCCAGGACGGCGTGGCCAGCACGGACGTCGAGTCCCTCTCCGGGCTGGAGACCCTGATCCCGGCCGCCGCGGAGCGGGGTCTGGACGTGCAACTGATCGCCGGTACGAGCATGCGTGAGCTCGCCCGGGGCATCGGACCGCTGGGCCAGTTCGCCGCCTACCGCACGGTGCAGGAGGCTCTGGCCAATGCGGCGCGGCACGCACCGGGCGGCCGGTGCACGGTGGAGCTGGCGGATGCCGGTGAGGCCCTGGAGATCGTCGTCACGAATGGTCGCGGCTCCGGTGAGGCCCACCGCTGGAGCGGTGAGAGCGGGTTCGGCCTGCGGGGCATGCAGGAGCGCGCGACGTTGACCCGATCCAGGCTCACCTACGGTCCGACCGACGACGGGGGCTGGCGTGTACGCCTGCGGGTACCGCGCGAGAGCGGGCACCTCCCCCCTCCGGAGGGGGAGGCATGA
- a CDS encoding LuxR C-terminal-related transcriptional regulator, translated as MPDDRTVTSNDAERLGEVLAERRALLLTGPAGVGKSHLLRALAGRLEEAGRAAPLLMPNSLGRGIPLGVFAGMLDLPPTALSSPIAVIDAFSRHRSSSVLLVDDVEHLDEASAWVVAHLAGTARMQVVLAARSMDQVPPVVHELYDRGELASAGVEELGTAEASELAVRIAGGRLTPTAAAAILAAAGGNPLHLRELVRGTLADGRLVATEHGWDLQGEPALTPRLAQLIGTRFDPLDEAALDAAAVIAIAGECPAGAVDADDRRRLARAGVIETDGEGWLRMSHALDGEYLRSRCSAALWRDLTVEAVAALRSADATSRPAAARRADLLALDHGLPVDGEAVLALAAHALAASEEPLALRAAEAVLRDAPDEPEALRIAGQACSALGRTDEADAFLDDAQRRARTQTERAAAALACANHRGLAHHDAPAALAVLERALAEVEHAGSALPLRLAAGRWAAVAGLAAAPVPGPGPEARGVTEVLGLVTLTLGGVISGPLQETGQLLTQLRRVPAEVLQAAPGAAMLTELAAVMTLSFTGDVVATRARLERLLSGSGEMPAEAVGTWEYALGFVELLSADAERAHALAEAATEHLRWRDPAGLLPAAQALAGAAALATGRQAEAVRALEAVPAAARTDPKVVMLTAWADAWQARTDRRPDQAADLLLEGAETLLSVQHTYFAGMLAHCAVRCGRRVEDAVGLLRSVRAAAGGGLLELLTRHAQAVLAEDAQALATTAEEALELGLVVTAIDTRLWLADECGVAGELRARRSRAVAEQLRAEHPGAALWRAGPDRSARLSARELQVAQLAAQRLTSKEIAAANGVSVNTVSNQLASAFRKLGVSTRAELREVLGAGSDGPAPGSLTGRSEP; from the coding sequence GTGCCGGACGATCGGACGGTCACGTCGAACGACGCCGAACGGCTCGGGGAGGTGCTGGCCGAGCGTCGAGCGCTGCTGCTCACCGGTCCAGCAGGAGTGGGGAAGTCCCACCTCCTGCGAGCCCTGGCCGGCCGGCTCGAGGAGGCGGGACGCGCGGCGCCGCTGCTGATGCCGAACAGCCTGGGCCGGGGCATCCCGCTGGGCGTCTTCGCCGGCATGCTCGATCTGCCCCCGACGGCGCTGAGCTCGCCGATCGCGGTGATCGATGCCTTCTCCCGGCACCGGTCCTCGAGTGTGCTGCTGGTCGATGACGTCGAGCACCTCGACGAGGCATCCGCCTGGGTCGTGGCGCATCTCGCCGGGACAGCCCGGATGCAGGTGGTCCTCGCGGCGCGGTCGATGGACCAGGTGCCGCCCGTCGTCCACGAGCTCTACGACCGCGGCGAGCTGGCCTCGGCGGGAGTCGAGGAGCTCGGCACCGCGGAAGCGAGCGAACTGGCTGTCCGGATCGCCGGCGGGAGGCTCACGCCCACTGCGGCGGCCGCGATCCTCGCCGCCGCGGGCGGGAACCCGCTGCACCTGCGCGAGCTCGTGCGCGGCACGCTCGCCGACGGGCGGCTGGTGGCGACCGAGCACGGCTGGGACCTGCAGGGCGAACCGGCTCTGACGCCTCGCCTGGCCCAGCTGATCGGCACACGGTTCGACCCTCTCGACGAGGCAGCCCTGGACGCGGCTGCCGTGATCGCCATCGCGGGGGAGTGCCCGGCCGGGGCCGTCGACGCCGATGACCGCCGGCGACTGGCCCGGGCCGGCGTGATCGAGACCGACGGCGAGGGGTGGCTGCGGATGAGCCACGCCCTGGACGGTGAGTACCTGCGCTCGCGCTGTTCAGCGGCGCTCTGGCGCGACCTGACCGTCGAGGCGGTCGCTGCCCTGCGCTCGGCGGATGCGACCTCGCGCCCGGCTGCGGCGAGGCGGGCAGATCTGCTGGCCCTCGACCACGGCCTCCCGGTCGACGGCGAGGCCGTGCTTGCCCTGGCGGCGCACGCCTTGGCCGCTTCCGAGGAACCCTTGGCACTGCGCGCGGCCGAAGCCGTGCTCCGGGACGCCCCGGATGAGCCCGAGGCGCTGAGGATCGCCGGTCAGGCGTGCTCGGCTCTCGGCCGCACCGACGAGGCGGACGCCTTCCTCGACGACGCCCAGCGCCGAGCGAGGACGCAGACCGAGCGTGCCGCCGCCGCGCTCGCCTGCGCCAACCATCGCGGCCTGGCCCACCACGACGCCCCCGCGGCGCTCGCGGTGCTCGAACGCGCGCTCGCCGAGGTCGAGCACGCCGGGTCGGCGTTGCCGCTCCGGCTGGCTGCCGGGCGCTGGGCGGCAGTGGCCGGGCTGGCCGCGGCCCCCGTACCCGGGCCTGGTCCGGAGGCACGCGGCGTGACGGAGGTCCTGGGTCTGGTCACCCTCACCCTCGGCGGGGTGATCTCCGGACCGCTGCAGGAGACCGGTCAGCTGCTGACCCAGCTGCGCCGGGTCCCTGCCGAGGTGCTCCAGGCGGCGCCGGGCGCGGCGATGCTGACCGAGCTGGCCGCCGTCATGACCCTTTCGTTCACCGGGGATGTGGTGGCGACCCGGGCGCGGTTGGAGCGTCTGCTCTCCGGCTCCGGCGAGATGCCCGCCGAGGCTGTGGGCACGTGGGAGTACGCGCTGGGTTTCGTGGAACTGCTCTCGGCCGACGCCGAACGCGCGCATGCCCTCGCCGAGGCCGCGACCGAGCATCTGCGATGGCGCGACCCGGCCGGGCTGCTTCCCGCGGCCCAGGCGCTCGCCGGGGCTGCCGCGCTCGCCACCGGTCGTCAGGCCGAGGCGGTCCGCGCCCTCGAGGCCGTTCCGGCGGCCGCGCGCACCGATCCGAAGGTGGTGATGCTGACGGCGTGGGCCGACGCCTGGCAGGCCCGGACGGACCGCCGGCCCGATCAGGCGGCCGACCTCCTGCTGGAGGGCGCCGAGACACTGCTGAGCGTGCAGCACACCTACTTTGCCGGAATGCTCGCGCACTGCGCGGTGCGCTGCGGCCGCCGCGTCGAGGACGCCGTCGGACTGCTACGCAGCGTCCGCGCTGCGGCCGGCGGTGGGCTCCTGGAGCTGCTCACCCGGCACGCCCAGGCAGTCCTCGCCGAGGACGCCCAGGCACTGGCGACCACTGCCGAGGAAGCGCTCGAGCTCGGCCTGGTGGTCACCGCGATCGACACCCGGCTCTGGCTGGCCGACGAGTGCGGCGTCGCCGGTGAGCTCCGGGCCCGCCGGTCCCGGGCGGTGGCCGAGCAGCTGCGCGCCGAGCACCCGGGCGCGGCGCTGTGGCGCGCCGGCCCGGATCGCTCGGCCAGGCTCAGTGCGCGCGAGCTGCAGGTGGCGCAGCTGGCGGCGCAGCGCCTGACCTCCAAGGAGATCGCCGCCGCGAACGGGGTATCGGTGAACACCGTCTCGAACCAGTTGGCGTCGGCCTTCCGCAAGCTCGGGGTCTCGACCCGCGCGGAGCTGCGCGAGGTGCTGGGCGCTGGGAGCGACGGTCCCGCGCCGGGCTCGCTGACGGGACGATCGGAGCCCTGA
- a CDS encoding efflux RND transporter permease subunit, translating into MSALARFSLANRALVALATLIAVAAGLWSTTALKQELMPPLNLPVVAAITTYPGASPEVVENQVTDTIEQAAGAVTGLEQTSSTSSANVSAVLLELEYGTDVTNAQQELQAAVSRLSNALPEDADTQVIAGSLDDLPVIQLSVAATDDPDAAVEVLRTAIIPEIERIDGVRDVQLSGVQDEQVRIDIDAAAMAAAGLTPDAVQGALQASGVVIPGGEITSDDRTMSVQTGAELTSAEDVAAVPIPSEDGPVRLEEIAEVAAEQAEASSFSRTDGEQSFGIAVTKTPDGNTVEISEAVAEHLADFEASLGEQGSVVVVFDQAPFIEQSVEDLTVEGLLGLVFAIVIILLFLRKIRPTAVTALSIPLSLLIALVGLKVVGFSLNLFTLAALTVSIGRVVDDSIVVIENISRHLSYGKSRVQAIIDAVREVAGAITSSTVATAAVFVPMGLVGGMVGELFRPFAFTIALALLASLLVSLTIVPALAYWFVRPPAGELTEEAREAVELAERRTPVQRSYLRVLRGALTRPWLAILAAVVILAGTAGMATQLKTDFIGNTGENTLSVSQELPAGTSLAAADEAAAVVEEVIADLPAVETYQVTGGSGDGAAALFGGDGTTFSLTLDLEADAEAAEAELREELDRLEGAGTLTVSAGMSAGFLSGLEVIVSGADGGAVDAASQEVLEAVRSIDGTTDVTSNLAADLPTVNVSVDREAAAALGLTEAQIGQAVSAALQGSTVGSLNTETGRQDIVMHLRQAPEDMAALEALEVTGPAGPVPLEQVAEVSVVEQRVEITRANGLRSITVSATATAEDLGAVTADLQAALDEVDLPEGVSAEIGGVSADQEEAFGQLGLALAASILIVYLVMVATFNSLVQPLILLVSVPFAATGAVAMLLITGTPLGVAAMIGALMLVGVVVTNAIVLIDLINQYRRQGMPLAEAIAEGGRHRLRPILMTAAATIGALIPMALGLTGGSAFISQPLALVVIGGLVTSTVLTLLLVPVLCLIAQRRGERRRLEAGEEPAAEQTPTSGRHSA; encoded by the coding sequence ATGTCCGCTCTCGCCCGCTTCAGCCTGGCCAACCGCGCGCTCGTGGCGCTCGCGACCCTGATCGCCGTCGCCGCCGGGCTGTGGTCGACGACGGCGCTGAAGCAGGAGTTGATGCCGCCGCTGAACCTCCCGGTGGTCGCCGCGATCACCACCTACCCGGGTGCCTCCCCGGAGGTGGTCGAGAACCAGGTCACCGACACCATCGAGCAGGCGGCGGGGGCGGTGACCGGGCTGGAGCAGACCAGCTCCACCTCCTCGGCCAACGTCTCCGCGGTCCTGCTCGAGCTCGAGTACGGCACGGACGTCACCAACGCCCAGCAGGAGCTGCAGGCAGCGGTGAGCCGGCTGAGCAACGCCCTGCCGGAGGACGCCGACACCCAGGTGATCGCCGGCAGCCTGGACGATCTGCCGGTGATCCAGCTCTCGGTCGCCGCCACCGATGATCCCGACGCCGCGGTGGAGGTGCTGCGCACGGCCATCATCCCCGAGATCGAAAGGATCGACGGCGTGCGTGACGTCCAGCTCAGCGGCGTCCAGGACGAGCAGGTCCGCATCGACATCGACGCGGCCGCCATGGCCGCCGCCGGCCTGACGCCCGACGCCGTGCAGGGCGCGCTGCAGGCCAGCGGCGTGGTGATCCCCGGTGGTGAGATCACCTCCGACGACCGCACCATGTCGGTGCAGACCGGCGCCGAACTGACCTCCGCCGAGGACGTCGCCGCGGTGCCGATCCCGAGCGAGGACGGCCCGGTGCGTCTCGAGGAGATCGCCGAGGTCGCGGCCGAGCAGGCCGAGGCCTCCTCCTTCTCCCGCACCGACGGCGAGCAGTCCTTCGGGATCGCCGTCACCAAGACCCCCGACGGCAACACGGTCGAGATCTCCGAGGCCGTCGCCGAGCACCTCGCCGACTTCGAGGCCTCGCTCGGAGAGCAGGGCTCCGTGGTGGTCGTCTTCGACCAGGCGCCCTTCATCGAGCAGTCGGTGGAGGACCTCACCGTGGAGGGCCTGCTGGGCCTGGTCTTCGCGATCGTCATCATCCTGCTGTTCCTGCGCAAGATCCGCCCGACGGCGGTCACCGCCCTGTCCATCCCCCTCTCCCTGCTCATCGCGCTCGTCGGGCTGAAGGTGGTGGGCTTCTCCCTCAACCTGTTCACCCTGGCAGCGCTGACGGTCTCGATCGGGCGCGTGGTGGACGACTCGATCGTGGTCATCGAGAACATCAGCAGGCACCTCAGCTACGGCAAGTCCCGCGTGCAGGCGATCATCGACGCCGTCCGCGAGGTGGCCGGCGCGATCACCTCCTCCACCGTGGCCACCGCCGCCGTGTTCGTCCCCATGGGCCTGGTGGGCGGGATGGTCGGCGAGCTCTTCCGGCCCTTCGCGTTCACGATCGCGCTCGCCCTGCTGGCCTCGCTACTGGTGTCCCTGACGATCGTGCCCGCGCTGGCCTACTGGTTCGTCCGCCCACCGGCCGGCGAGCTCACCGAGGAGGCCCGCGAGGCGGTAGAGCTGGCCGAGCGACGCACACCCGTGCAGCGCTCCTACCTGCGCGTGCTGCGTGGCGCCCTGACCCGGCCCTGGCTGGCGATCCTCGCTGCCGTCGTCATCCTCGCCGGCACCGCAGGCATGGCCACCCAGCTGAAGACGGACTTCATCGGCAACACCGGCGAGAACACCCTCAGCGTGAGCCAGGAGCTGCCTGCCGGGACCTCGCTGGCCGCCGCCGACGAGGCGGCCGCCGTGGTCGAGGAGGTCATCGCCGATCTGCCCGCCGTCGAGACCTATCAGGTCACCGGCGGCTCCGGAGACGGCGCAGCCGCCCTCTTCGGGGGCGACGGCACGACCTTCTCCCTCACGCTGGACCTGGAGGCCGACGCCGAGGCCGCAGAGGCAGAGCTGCGCGAGGAGCTCGACCGGCTCGAGGGCGCCGGCACGCTGACCGTCTCGGCCGGGATGTCGGCCGGCTTCCTGAGCGGACTCGAGGTGATCGTCTCCGGCGCCGACGGTGGAGCGGTCGACGCCGCCTCCCAGGAGGTGCTCGAGGCGGTCCGCAGCATCGACGGCACCACCGATGTCACCTCCAACCTGGCTGCCGACCTACCGACCGTGAACGTCTCGGTGGACCGGGAGGCCGCGGCCGCGCTGGGCCTGACCGAGGCACAGATCGGCCAGGCCGTCTCGGCCGCGCTGCAGGGCTCCACGGTCGGCTCGCTGAACACCGAGACCGGCCGTCAGGACATCGTGATGCACCTGCGGCAGGCGCCCGAGGACATGGCCGCGCTCGAGGCGCTCGAGGTCACCGGACCCGCCGGGCCGGTCCCACTGGAGCAGGTGGCCGAGGTCTCGGTGGTCGAGCAGCGGGTGGAGATCACCCGCGCGAACGGTCTGCGCAGCATCACCGTCAGCGCCACCGCGACCGCCGAGGACCTGGGCGCGGTGACGGCAGACCTGCAGGCCGCCCTGGACGAGGTGGACCTGCCCGAGGGGGTCAGCGCCGAGATCGGCGGCGTCAGTGCCGACCAGGAGGAGGCCTTCGGCCAGCTGGGGCTGGCCCTGGCGGCCTCGATCCTCATCGTCTACCTGGTGATGGTGGCGACGTTCAACTCGCTCGTGCAGCCGCTGATCCTGCTGGTCTCAGTACCCTTCGCCGCCACCGGCGCGGTCGCAATGCTGCTCATCACCGGCACCCCGCTCGGGGTGGCGGCGATGATCGGGGCGCTGATGCTGGTCGGCGTGGTCGTCACCAACGCCATCGTGCTGATCGACCTCATCAACCAGTACCGCAGGCAGGGCATGCCGCTCGCCGAGGCGATCGCCGAGGGCGGCCGGCACCGGTTGCGGCCCATCCTGATGACGGCCGCCGCCACCATCGGCGCGCTGATCCCGATGGCACTGGGCCTGACCGGCGGCAGCGCCTTCATCTCCCAGCCGCTGGCGCTGGTGGTGATCGGTGGCCTGGTGACCTCCACGGTCCTGACCCTGCTGCTGGTGCCGGTGCTGTGCCTGATCGCGCAGCGGCGGGGCGAGCGCCGACGCCTCGAGGCCGGGGAGGAACCTGCTGCCGAGCAGACGCCCACCTCGGGACGCCACAGCGCGTGA
- a CDS encoding response regulator, whose protein sequence is MIRVLVADDQALVRASLTALLGAAPDIEVVGAAADGDEALAMARELAPDVACVDVRMPGRDGISVTRELCRPDAATPVPVLILTTFAIDDYLFAALEAGASGFMLKDSDPEDIVAAVRSVAAGNGTLDTSLTRSVIQEFSRRRQSRPVTVAGGSDLLSPRELDILLLLARGMSNDEIARELVLEISTVKSHISRMLPKIGVRSRLQAVVWSYQHGVVEIERDQH, encoded by the coding sequence ATGATCCGCGTTCTCGTGGCCGACGACCAGGCCCTGGTCCGGGCCAGTCTCACCGCGCTGCTCGGCGCTGCACCGGACATCGAGGTGGTCGGGGCGGCCGCCGACGGTGACGAGGCGCTCGCGATGGCGCGCGAGCTGGCGCCCGACGTCGCCTGCGTGGATGTGCGTATGCCCGGCCGCGACGGCATCAGCGTCACCCGGGAGCTGTGCCGCCCCGACGCCGCCACCCCCGTCCCGGTGCTGATCCTGACGACGTTCGCGATCGACGACTATCTGTTCGCCGCCCTCGAAGCCGGCGCCTCGGGCTTCATGCTCAAGGACTCCGACCCGGAGGACATCGTCGCTGCGGTGCGCTCGGTGGCGGCCGGGAACGGGACCCTCGACACCTCCCTCACCCGCTCGGTCATCCAGGAGTTCTCCCGCCGCCGGCAGTCCCGGCCGGTCACGGTGGCCGGCGGCTCCGACCTGCTCTCCCCGCGTGAGCTCGACATCCTGCTGCTGCTGGCGCGCGGCATGTCCAACGACGAGATCGCGCGCGAGCTGGTGCTGGAGATCTCCACCGTGAAGTCCCACATCTCCCGGATGCTGCCCAAGATCGGCGTCCGCTCCCGGCTCCAGGCCGTCGTCTGGTCCTACCAGCACGGGGTGGTCGAGATCGAGCGAGACCAGCACTGA
- a CDS encoding ABC transporter ATP-binding protein, producing the protein MTFPPALAAPPRTAVTLTDVHKTYTPGPQPVHALRAVRLAVPAGSFTAIMGPSGSGKSTLLNVAAGLDAATSGRVVVGDTDISRMRADALTTFRRRHVGFVFQAYNLLEHLSVSENMRLPWWLDASAPEAAREAELLALVGLSEMAGRLPSELSGGQRQRVAIARALVLRPDVIFADEPTGALDAHTGARVLHVLREAVTTYRQTVVMVTHDPQVAATADEVVFLADGTVVGRETGASATQISQRILDLS; encoded by the coding sequence ATGACCTTCCCACCGGCCCTGGCAGCACCCCCACGCACGGCGGTGACGCTCACCGACGTGCACAAGACCTATACCCCCGGCCCGCAGCCGGTCCACGCGCTGCGAGCCGTGCGCCTGGCCGTCCCCGCGGGCTCGTTCACGGCGATCATGGGGCCCTCCGGCTCCGGGAAGTCGACGCTGCTGAACGTCGCGGCAGGACTCGATGCCGCCACGTCGGGCCGCGTCGTCGTCGGTGACACCGACATCAGCAGGATGAGAGCAGATGCCCTGACGACGTTCCGGCGCCGCCACGTGGGGTTCGTCTTCCAGGCCTACAACCTGCTGGAGCACCTGAGCGTGTCCGAGAACATGCGCCTGCCCTGGTGGCTGGACGCCAGCGCGCCGGAGGCCGCGCGCGAAGCGGAACTGCTGGCCCTGGTGGGTCTGAGCGAGATGGCCGGCCGGCTGCCCTCGGAACTGTCCGGCGGCCAGCGCCAGCGCGTGGCCATCGCCCGCGCGCTGGTGCTGCGCCCCGACGTGATCTTCGCCGACGAGCCCACCGGCGCACTCGACGCCCACACCGGCGCGCGGGTGCTCCACGTGCTGCGCGAGGCGGTCACGACCTACCGGCAGACGGTGGTGATGGTGACCCACGATCCGCAGGTCGCCGCCACGGCCGACGAGGTGGTCTTCCTCGCTGACGGAACGGTCGTCGGCCGGGAGACCGGTGCGTCGGCCACGCAGATCTCCCAGCGCATCCTGGACCTGTCATGA
- a CDS encoding leucine-rich repeat domain-containing protein, which yields MSARRRGSLRLRLAVTALLLPLAALLGVAPAHAADTDVDGVTYELADPADATLGAIAVGYTEADNADHPHLTIADQVTIDGQDVPVTSVGFQAFRAVGLESVEMPQTLTSIETSAFAHNRLTSVDLPAALTSIGSYAFTRNDLTGLDLGHLSGLTHVAISAFSANEIATLSLPDSLTTIEAGAFWFNELTEVVIPGGVTVIEEEAFATNSLSEVTIPASVTELGAAVFAENPQLRTVVFAGPAPLAGTDPFSGPQEQSEVTVEFPWRYGAEQAGEGGFPSPTWFGHRTVPVIEVVTVDPTGVVPMPAPFSLALDQVTDGGPAATVPADVLPDPVHPEREFAGWSADDAATPGGPTPWAPGDLLFGDTTLTALWALPPASLASIEVRASATTVDEGETVTLTAEGFDDEGVSLGDVTAETVFTSDVATDEVDADQVTFPTASDHTITGTHASGVSDAVVIEVIPAATGPQPTEPTVEPATPGVPEGPPTATTGTLAETGTDGHLLVAMVTLVSLGSLVVLLAQRGMRRSLR from the coding sequence ATGTCTGCTCGTCGCCGCGGAAGCCTGCGCCTCCGCCTGGCCGTCACGGCCCTGCTCCTGCCCCTCGCCGCGCTGCTGGGTGTTGCCCCGGCACACGCAGCCGACACCGATGTCGACGGCGTGACCTATGAGCTCGCCGATCCGGCCGATGCCACCCTCGGTGCGATCGCCGTCGGTTACACCGAGGCGGACAATGCCGACCACCCCCACCTGACCATCGCCGACCAGGTCACCATCGACGGCCAGGACGTGCCGGTCACCTCCGTCGGCTTCCAGGCGTTCCGCGCCGTGGGGCTGGAGTCCGTGGAGATGCCGCAGACCCTGACCAGCATCGAGACCTCGGCATTCGCCCACAACAGGCTCACCTCGGTGGACCTGCCCGCCGCGCTGACCAGCATCGGTTCCTATGCCTTCACGCGGAACGATCTGACCGGCCTCGATCTGGGTCACCTGAGCGGGCTGACCCACGTCGCCATCAGCGCATTCTCCGCCAACGAGATCGCCACACTGTCGCTGCCGGACTCGCTGACCACGATCGAGGCCGGGGCGTTCTGGTTCAACGAGCTCACCGAGGTGGTCATCCCCGGCGGCGTCACGGTCATCGAGGAGGAGGCGTTCGCCACGAACTCGCTCAGCGAGGTCACCATCCCCGCCTCCGTCACCGAGCTCGGAGCGGCAGTCTTCGCCGAGAACCCGCAGCTACGGACGGTCGTCTTTGCGGGGCCGGCGCCCCTGGCCGGCACCGACCCGTTCAGCGGCCCGCAGGAGCAGTCCGAGGTGACGGTCGAGTTCCCGTGGCGGTACGGCGCCGAGCAGGCCGGCGAGGGCGGCTTCCCGAGCCCCACCTGGTTCGGTCACCGCACGGTTCCCGTCATCGAGGTCGTGACGGTCGACCCGACCGGAGTCGTGCCGATGCCCGCGCCGTTCTCCCTGGCGCTGGACCAGGTCACCGATGGTGGACCTGCTGCCACGGTGCCGGCGGATGTGCTGCCCGATCCCGTGCACCCCGAGCGGGAGTTCGCCGGTTGGTCGGCCGATGATGCGGCCACCCCGGGCGGACCCACCCCGTGGGCACCCGGCGATCTGCTGTTCGGGGACACCACCCTGACCGCCCTCTGGGCGCTTCCCCCGGCTTCCTTGGCGAGCATCGAGGTACGCGCCTCGGCCACGACGGTCGACGAAGGCGAGACCGTGACCCTCACCGCAGAGGGCTTCGACGACGAGGGCGTCTCCCTAGGCGATGTCACCGCCGAGACTGTCTTCACCTCCGACGTCGCCACCGATGAGGTCGACGCGGATCAGGTCACGTTCCCGACGGCCAGCGACCACACGATCACGGGCACTCATGCGTCGGGGGTGAGCGACGCCGTCGTCATCGAGGTGATCCCGGCCGCGACCGGACCCCAGCCCACCGAGCCTACGGTCGAGCCGGCCACCCCCGGAGTCCCCGAAGGCCCACCCACCGCGACCACCGGGACGCTCGCCGAGACCGGTACCGACGGGCACCTGCTCGTTGCGATGGTCACGCTGGTGAGCCTCGGGTCCCTGGTCGTGCTGCTCGCCCAGCGAGGCATGCGAAGGAGCCTGCGATGA
- a CDS encoding MarR family winged helix-turn-helix transcriptional regulator, whose amino-acid sequence MDSRHQLVHQVLTAHEETSRLLLKEDLSTLFDATLTVPQIQLLALLYRDGPTSGHAVAEHLGVSTPTVSGMVDRLEGQGMVERRADPADRRVRLIALTGAGEQRVASVHEAGWRIGRELMERMELDDLRALARGMDALARAARS is encoded by the coding sequence GTGGACAGCCGCCATCAGCTCGTGCACCAGGTGCTCACAGCGCACGAGGAGACCTCGCGGCTGCTGCTCAAGGAGGACCTGTCGACGCTGTTCGACGCCACCCTCACCGTGCCGCAGATCCAGCTGCTGGCACTGCTCTACCGGGATGGTCCGACGAGCGGGCACGCGGTGGCTGAGCACCTGGGCGTCTCCACCCCGACCGTCTCGGGGATGGTGGACCGGCTCGAGGGGCAGGGGATGGTCGAGCGCCGCGCCGACCCTGCCGACCGCCGGGTGCGCCTGATCGCGCTGACCGGTGCGGGGGAGCAGCGGGTGGCCTCGGTGCACGAGGCGGGCTGGCGGATCGGACGCGAGCTGATGGAACGGATGGAACTCGACGACCTCCGGGCGCTCGCCCGCGGGATGGACGCCCTGGCGCGGGCCGCTCGTTCCTAG